A window of Flavobacterium flavigenum contains these coding sequences:
- the nrfD gene encoding NrfD/PsrC family molybdoenzyme membrane anchor subunit: MSSHYEAPIRKPLVIGDKSYHDVTVDVAAPVEGPANKQWWIVFSIALIAFLWGLGCIIYTVSTGIGTWGLNKTVGWAWDITNFVWWVGIGHAGTLISAVLLLFRQRWRMAINRSAEAMTIFSVVQAGLFPIIHMGRPWLAYWVLPIPNQFGSLWVNFNSPLLWDVFAISTYLSVSLVFWWTGLLPDFAMLRDRAITPFNKRVYSILSFGWSGRAKDWQRFEEVSLVLAGLATPLVLSVHTIVSMDFATSVIPGWHTTIFPPYFVAGAVFSGFAMVNTLLIVMRKVSSLEAYITLQHIELMNIIIMITGSIVGVAYITELFVAWYSGVEYEQYAFLNRATGPYWWAYWAMMTCNVFSPQFMWFKKLRTSIMFSFVISIVVNIGMWFERFVIIVTSLHRDYLPSSWTMFSPTFVDIGIFIGTIGFFFVLFLLYSRTFPVIAQAEVKTILKGTGDNYIRERANSKDSHHE, encoded by the coding sequence ATGTCGTCTCACTACGAAGCACCCATTAGAAAACCTTTAGTTATAGGTGATAAATCATATCACGATGTAACTGTAGATGTGGCAGCACCTGTTGAAGGTCCTGCAAATAAGCAATGGTGGATTGTATTTTCAATCGCATTAATAGCCTTCCTTTGGGGGTTGGGTTGTATAATTTACACCGTATCTACCGGTATCGGAACATGGGGATTAAATAAAACAGTTGGTTGGGCCTGGGATATCACTAACTTCGTTTGGTGGGTAGGTATTGGTCACGCTGGAACATTAATTTCTGCAGTATTATTACTTTTCCGTCAACGTTGGAGAATGGCTATTAACCGTTCTGCAGAAGCAATGACTATCTTCTCAGTAGTTCAAGCAGGTTTATTCCCAATTATTCACATGGGACGTCCATGGTTAGCATACTGGGTATTGCCTATTCCAAACCAATTTGGATCTTTATGGGTAAATTTTAACTCACCTTTACTTTGGGACGTATTTGCGATTTCAACGTATCTTTCAGTATCATTAGTTTTCTGGTGGACTGGTTTGTTACCTGACTTTGCAATGCTTCGTGATAGAGCTATTACTCCATTTAACAAAAGAGTTTATTCTATCTTAAGTTTTGGATGGAGCGGTAGAGCAAAAGACTGGCAACGTTTTGAGGAAGTATCTTTGGTATTAGCTGGTTTAGCTACTCCTCTTGTACTTTCTGTACACACAATTGTATCTATGGACTTTGCTACTTCTGTAATTCCGGGATGGCATACAACAATTTTCCCTCCATACTTCGTTGCTGGAGCTGTTTTCTCGGGATTTGCAATGGTAAATACGTTGCTAATCGTTATGAGAAAAGTTTCTAGTCTTGAAGCATACATCACATTACAGCATATTGAGTTAATGAACATCATTATCATGATTACTGGTTCTATCGTAGGTGTGGCTTATATTACTGAGTTATTTGTGGCTTGGTATTCAGGTGTGGAATACGAGCAATATGCATTCTTAAACAGAGCTACCGGACCTTACTGGTGGGCATATTGGGCGATGATGACTTGTAACGTTTTCTCTCCTCAGTTTATGTGGTTCAAAAAACTAAGAACAAGTATAATGTTTTCATTTGTAATTTCGATTGTAGTAAATATCGGAATGTGGTTTGAAAGATTTGTAATTATTGTTACTTCTCTGCATAGGGATTACCTTCCATCTTCCTGGACAATGTTTTCGCCAACATTTGTTGATATTGGAATTTTCATTGGAACAATTGGTTTCTTCTTCGTATTGTTTTTATTATATTCAAGAACTTTCCCTGTAATTGCTC